A window of the Gossypium hirsutum isolate 1008001.06 chromosome A05, Gossypium_hirsutum_v2.1, whole genome shotgun sequence genome harbors these coding sequences:
- the LOC107959862 gene encoding phosphoenolpyruvate/phosphate translocator 2, chloroplastic isoform X2, with protein MQSTALTLSPLTPLLRPLNKNPNHRYGSLWNLSSLKPLGLLRSINGLSFQKASHLFSCSRFNARRINESFLISDGRCDGFKVRATPVPGNIGDTNDSSGLATSMQLGAMFAIWYILNIYFNIFNKQVLKVYTFPATVTAFHFGCGTLIILIMWASNLYHRPKLTRSQWPTFWIVFSLIPVVGGVALASFTEASFNWIGFCSAMASNVTNQSRNVLSKKFMVKNEETLDNINLFSIITIISFMLLVPAAILLEGVKFSPSYLQSAANQGLNIRELCIRSLLAGFCLHSYQQVSYMILQMVSPVTHSVGNCVKRVVVIIASVIFFQTPVSPINSLGTTLALTGVFLYSKAKQLKPKPKVGESLKVAE; from the exons ATGCAGAGCACTGCACTTACTCTTTCTCCTTTAACTCCATTGCTGAGACCTTTAAATAAGAACCCAAACCACAGATATGGTTCACTCTGGAACTTGTCTTCATTAAAGCCATTAGGTCTCCTCAGATCCATCAATGGACTTTCATTTCAAAAAGCTTCTCATCTTTTTTCTTGTTCCCGCTTCAATGCTCGCCGAATCAACGAGTCATTCCTGATTTCAGATGGAAGATGTGATGGCTTCAAGGTCAGGGCTACACCGGTTCCTGGAAACATAGGCGACACAAATGACTCTAGTGGTTTAGCTACGAGCATGCAACTTGGAGCCATGTTTGccatttggtatattttgaatatCTACTTCAACATTTTCAACAAGCAG GTTTTAAAGGTGTATACGTTTCCAGCAACAGTTACAGCTTTCCACTTTGGGTGTGGGACTTTGATAATCCTTATAATGTGGGCTTCAAATCTTTACCATCGACCAAAGCTTACTCGTTCTCag TGGCCTACATTTTGGATAGTGTTCTCCCTCATACCAGTTGTTGGTGGAGTGGCATTAGCATCCTTCACTGAGGCATCTTTTAATTG GATTGGTTTCTGCAGTGCAATGGCTTCCAATGTGACTAACCAATCGCGTAATGTTCTCAGTAAAAAATTCATGGTTAAAAAtgag gaGACATTGGACAATATCAATCTTTTCTCAATAATAACCATAATTTCGTTTATGCTATTGGTTCCTGCTGCCATTTTATTGGAAGGGGTCAAGTTCAGTCCTTCATACCTGCAATCTGCT GCAAACCAAGGTTTGAATATTAGAGAACTATGCATAAGATCTCTTCTGGCTGGATTCTGTTTACACAGTTATCAACAG GTGTCGTACATGATATTGCAAATGGTGTCACCAGTGACACATTCAGTGGGGAACTGTGTGAAGAGAGTTGTGGTCATAATTGCATCAGTTATCTTCTTCCAAACGCCTGTTTCACCCATTAACTCCCTCG GCACTACACTGGCTCTTACTGGAGTCTTCTTGTACTCGAAAGCAAAACAGCTGAAGCCAAAGCCCAAG GTTGGTGAATCTCTTAAGGTTGCAGAATAG
- the LOC107959861 gene encoding DEAD-box ATP-dependent RNA helicase 46, translating into MAAAATASGGPRYAPPDPTLPEPWKGLVDGKTGYLYFWNPVTNVTQYERPRGIDSVPKSSSVPMGSSVLVQQSSEGRYRYSSEKENDRHGRGCNAVSKLESILGGNQNSRGGPFHSLIAPNGTSSYVIGGSFRGQGSAAGESNLFGDAYCRQHEITVSGGEVPPPFSSFESTGFPPEILREVQNAGFSAPTPIQAQSWPIALQGRDIVAIAKTGSGKTLGYLLPGFMHLKRCRNDPQMGPTVLVLSPTRELATQIQDEAHKFGKSSRIRCTCLYGGGAPKGPQLREIEKGVDIVVATPGRLNDTLEMKRISLHQVSYLVLDEADRMLDMGFEPQIRKIVKEVPTRRQTLMFTATWPKEVRKIAADLLVNPVQVNIGNIDELVANKSITQYVEVLSPMEKHRRLEQILRSQERGSKIIVFCSTKKMCDQLARNLTRQFGAAAIHGDKSQADRDFVLSQFRTGRSPVLVATDVAARGLDIKDIRVVINYDFATGVEDYVHRIGRTGRAGATGLTYTFFGDQDSKHVSDLIKVLEGADQWVPAELRDMASCGGGRGMPRRWAPSSGGRDEGRGGRASSGYGGREGGRGGRGISTSSSSWHERSGGRGYDRESRDSRGFHDSYDKGRSRSRSPAGWGDRHKTGVRDRSWSCSAERYDSGAGRQRSPTRSFLEVGMKRDRLSPSQ; encoded by the exons ATGGCTGCTGCTGCGACTGCCTCTGGTGGTCCACGATATGCTCCGCCTGACCCTACTCTTCCTGAACCATGGAAAGGCCTGGTTGATGGAAAAACTGGTTATCTCTACTTTTGGAATCCGGTAACAAATGTTACGCAATATGAGAGGCCTAGAGGGATAGATTCTGTCCCAAAATCTTCTTCAGTGCCTATGGGTTCTTCAGTTCTGGTTCAACAATCTTCTGAAGGGCGTTATAGGTATAGCTCTGAGAAGGAAAATGACCGGCATGGAAGAGGCTGCAATGCTGTATCAAAACTTGAGTCAATATTAGGGGGTAATCAG AATTCAAGAGGCGGACCATTTCATTCCCTTATTGCACCTAATGGGACTTCCAGCTATGTGATTGGAGGATCTTTTAGAGGACAAGGATCAGCAGCAGGGGAAAGTAATTTGTTTGGTGATGCTTATTGTCGTCAGCATGAGATAACAGTATCT GGAGGTGAAGTGCCACCGCCTTTTTCATCGTTTGAATCTACTGGTTTCCCTCCTGAGATACTTAGAGAG GTGCAGAATGCTGGGTTTTCTGCTCCGACACCCATTCAGGCTCAGTCATGGCCTATTGCACTACAAGGTAGAGACATAGTGGCCATTGCGAAAACTGGTTCTGGGAAAACATTGGGTTACCTACTTCCTGGATTTATGCATCTCAAGCGTTGCCGTAACGATCCTCAAATGGGTCCAACTGTGTTAGTTTTATCACCAACTAGGGAGTTGGCTACACAGATACAAGACGAGGCTCACAAATTTGGGAAGTCTTCAAGAATTAGGTGCACG TGTTTATATGGGGGGGGGGCACCAAAGGGTCCTCAGTTGAGAGAGATTGAGAAAGGAGTGGATATCGTGGTTGCCACTCCAGGCCGGTTAAATGATACTCTGGAGATGAAGAGAATCAGCCTCCATCAAGTTTCTTACCTTGTGTTAGATGAGGCTGATCGCATgttagacatgggttttgaacCTCAAATACGGAAGATTGTGAAAGAAGTGCCTACACGCAGGCAGACTCTAATGTTCACAGCAACATGGCCAAAGGAGGTCCGGAAAATTGCAGCAGATCTACTGGTAAATCCTGTTCAGGTCAATATTGGCAATATTGATGAGCTTGTGGCAAACAAGTCTATTACCCAG TATGTTGAAGTATTATCACCTATGGAAAAGCACAGAAGATTGGAGCAGATACTGCGTTCGCAAGAACGAGGATCCAAGATTATTGTTTTTTGCTCAACTAAGAAGATGTGTGATCAACTTGCTCGTAACCTTACTCGGCAGTTTGGAGCTGCTGCTATACATGGAGACAAATCTCAGGCTGACAGAGACTTCGTGCTGAGTCAGTTTCGCACTGGGAGGTCACCAGTGCTTGTTGCTACTGATGTTGCTGCTCGGGGATTAGACATTAAAGACATAAG GGTGGTAATCAACTATGACTTCGCTACTGGAGTTGAGGATTATGTTCACAGGATTGGGAGGACAGGGAGGGCAGGTGCGACCGGATTGACATATACATTCTTTGGTGATCAGGATTCAAAGCATGTGTCAGATCTCATCAAGGTTCTTGAAGGAGCAGACCAGTGGGTGCCTGCAGAACTTCGTGATATGGCTTCATGTGGTGGTGGGAGGGGAATGCCTAGACGTTGGGCTCCCAGTTCTGGTGGCCGTGATGAGGGGCGTGGTGGACGTGCCAGTTCAGGATATGGTGGTAGGGAAGGTGGAAGAGGTGGTCGAGGAATTTCCACATCTTCATCTAGCTGGCATGAGAGAAGTGGAGGCCGCGGATATGATCGTGAGTCTCGCGACAG TCGTGGTTTCCATGATAGTTATGACAAGGGAAGAAGTCGCAGTCGAAGTCCTGCAGGTTGGGGTGATCGCCATAAAACTGGCGTACGTGATCGCAGCTGGAGTTGTAGTGCTGAAAGGTATGATAGTGGTGCTGGACGTCAACGTTCCCCAACGCGCAGTTTTCTTGAGGTGGGGATGAAACGGGACCGGTTGTCTCCATCCCAATAG
- the LOC107959862 gene encoding phosphoenolpyruvate/phosphate translocator 2, chloroplastic isoform X1, with the protein MQSTALTLSPLTPLLRPLNKNPNHRYGSLWNLSSLKPLGLLRSINGLSFQKASHLFSCSRFNARRINESFLISDGRCDGFKVRATPVPGNIGDTNDSSGLATSMQLGAMFAIWYILNIYFNIFNKQVLKVYTFPATVTAFHFGCGTLIILIMWASNLYHRPKLTRSQLAVIIPLAIVHTLGNLLTNVSIGRVNVSFTHTIKAMEPFFTVLFSVLFLGEWPTFWIVFSLIPVVGGVALASFTEASFNWIGFCSAMASNVTNQSRNVLSKKFMVKNEETLDNINLFSIITIISFMLLVPAAILLEGVKFSPSYLQSAANQGLNIRELCIRSLLAGFCLHSYQQVSYMILQMVSPVTHSVGNCVKRVVVIIASVIFFQTPVSPINSLGTTLALTGVFLYSKAKQLKPKPKVGESLKVAE; encoded by the exons ATGCAGAGCACTGCACTTACTCTTTCTCCTTTAACTCCATTGCTGAGACCTTTAAATAAGAACCCAAACCACAGATATGGTTCACTCTGGAACTTGTCTTCATTAAAGCCATTAGGTCTCCTCAGATCCATCAATGGACTTTCATTTCAAAAAGCTTCTCATCTTTTTTCTTGTTCCCGCTTCAATGCTCGCCGAATCAACGAGTCATTCCTGATTTCAGATGGAAGATGTGATGGCTTCAAGGTCAGGGCTACACCGGTTCCTGGAAACATAGGCGACACAAATGACTCTAGTGGTTTAGCTACGAGCATGCAACTTGGAGCCATGTTTGccatttggtatattttgaatatCTACTTCAACATTTTCAACAAGCAG GTTTTAAAGGTGTATACGTTTCCAGCAACAGTTACAGCTTTCCACTTTGGGTGTGGGACTTTGATAATCCTTATAATGTGGGCTTCAAATCTTTACCATCGACCAAAGCTTACTCGTTCTCag CTTGCAGTAATCATTCCATTGGCTATAGTTCACACCCTTGGCAACCTTTTGACAAATGTTAGTATTGGGAGAGTTAATGTCTCCTTCACTCACACCATTAAAGCAATGGAGCCCTTTTTCACAGTCTTATTCTCTGTTCTTTTTCTTGGAGAG TGGCCTACATTTTGGATAGTGTTCTCCCTCATACCAGTTGTTGGTGGAGTGGCATTAGCATCCTTCACTGAGGCATCTTTTAATTG GATTGGTTTCTGCAGTGCAATGGCTTCCAATGTGACTAACCAATCGCGTAATGTTCTCAGTAAAAAATTCATGGTTAAAAAtgag gaGACATTGGACAATATCAATCTTTTCTCAATAATAACCATAATTTCGTTTATGCTATTGGTTCCTGCTGCCATTTTATTGGAAGGGGTCAAGTTCAGTCCTTCATACCTGCAATCTGCT GCAAACCAAGGTTTGAATATTAGAGAACTATGCATAAGATCTCTTCTGGCTGGATTCTGTTTACACAGTTATCAACAG GTGTCGTACATGATATTGCAAATGGTGTCACCAGTGACACATTCAGTGGGGAACTGTGTGAAGAGAGTTGTGGTCATAATTGCATCAGTTATCTTCTTCCAAACGCCTGTTTCACCCATTAACTCCCTCG GCACTACACTGGCTCTTACTGGAGTCTTCTTGTACTCGAAAGCAAAACAGCTGAAGCCAAAGCCCAAG GTTGGTGAATCTCTTAAGGTTGCAGAATAG